The nucleotide sequence GGGACTTTACTCATTTCCGCTGTTACCTGTTTGTGTTAGCTGAATGCATATTGCAATGCCTGAGAATGTAAGACTTAGTCAGaaaaccattcaataaaaatgAAATTTGACTTTAGCACCTGTAAATCATTGATTTACATATTCATATTTATTACAAAATAGTAGATCTTTTACTGTCAACAAGAATTACCATAGAAAATCAATGAATATTTGCAGAAATACAAAACGTTTTAGAAATGTCTTTGATCACAGAACTTATTTTatgaatgacaatatatttatgTCACCTGCATTGTAAAATGATTTTCTTCTCTAATAGCTGTCTGTACTTCAAATTGCAGagaatttttaattttttctACTTTTCTGGGATTTATTACTGCAGGATCAGAAAATGATCAAAATGGAATGCATCATGCTTCAGTTGAAGTTTCATTGGATGATGGCTCTGGGCTAATGGCTGATGGGCTTGAAAGAACATATGATGGAAAACTAAAGTGCCGATATTGCAACTATGCTAGTAAAGGGACCGCACGTCTGATGGAGCATATCAGAATGCACACAGGTAACAACTGTACATTGACTTGTACGTGATCTAAAATAGAAGTTATTATCAGATGTTTATTTCTATTCTAACTACCTAAAGGAGCAGTACTGTACAATAAGGTGAAAACATACTAATTTAATAAACATGCTCAGTTGTATAAAATCCAAATTTCTGGAATGTCAATTGAAAATGAGGTAAACAACCTTTTGATTCATTTTGATAATTAGGTTGGTAGAGAGATGGTAGGTTATATGATAGAGGACAAGCTCTTCTCTTGACAAATGTTGTTGATTTAATGAAGAGAATACtttatacaaaattattaaattcTAACTGAGACCAAACTGGGGTATTTAGATAACATTTAGCGTCCAGGTTGATATTAAGTTTGTGGTATTGATTATGAGTGTGACGTGTAAAATTATTTCTTGACATAAATTGACTTAAATGGAGTCTCACCATCAAAGTCCCCTTAAAATAcagttaatttttattttctgcCATGTCGTATTGGATTACTTTGGTTAAAGTTGTGTTGCTAACTTCATTGTTGGAAGTAGTTTATGATCATTTGTTGTTTGGCATTGTAAGGCAGTTAGTTTGACATTTGCTGATACATTAATTAACTCAGTTTAGATCAATTAATGTTCCTGTTGTTTTTACGGTATTAGTATTGATTCAGTTTCTCCACACGGTTAGGTTCTGTCACTTAGGAACATAGACTTCTTGCAGGATTTCCCCAGCAACTATcgttctccctttttaaataccAATTTTCTCAGAACAAATAAGCTAAAGGATGTTAAATTTGATCACAATTCTTTGTaacagtttgattttttttaaaaggagtaCCGATGGTGAGTCTCCCCAGTTTAAAGTGAAAAGGGCCTCGACTAACGAAAAAGCAGGTAAGGATCAATGTATTCAGTAACCATCTGGTTAAGCCTACGATAGCATAGTACAGTACTGCTCCTCTAAGTAGGATATATAATGCTGTAAAATCAGCATATAACGGCTACAGTTCTTTCTTATAATTATATTTGAGAGTTTTTCTTTGTAATTAGAGAATGGCACCCATAATATACAATGTATTATGATGTGGCAGTGCAGGAACTGCTGTCACTTGTGATTTTCAAAATGCATCCTGTAAGAGGCAAGTTATTTTCTGCTGATTTTTCAATTGAAAACATATTTCATCTTCAACGTTTTTAATGAGATTTCATTCAAAAACAGATGGCAGATAACCAAGTAGCTAAGAAGTTGAGATAATTTCAAGTTACCTCATCATATTTCATGTTAGCTAAAATTCCAGCCCTTAATGTGATAGTGAGTAGGGTGCAAACATCCAACTGACACACATCCATCAGCTATGTTGGTGGAGTTTCATCAGTTTTTAATTGACCCACTACAGAAAATAATCCACGAATCTGAACTGTCTCACCAcgaggaaagaaaaacaaaactgtccAGATTTCTTACATGGCAACTATGTTGACAACCAGATGGGATTGTTGACAATGATCTTAAGAGTTCCACCACTCTGTCGCATTCCTAGCTAAAGGACAAGCTACTTGGTGGaggaaaaatgagaaaaatgcgAAAAGGGAGAGAAAATGGCAAGGTTTGCTGATCTATTCTTTCTGATACAGGTGAGAAGCCCCACAGATGTCACCTATGCCCGTTTGCTTCAGCGTATGAGCGGCACCTCGAAGCACACATGCGCTCACACACAGGTGAAAAACCATACAAATGTGAGCTTTGCTCTTTCTGCTGCAGTGATCGAAGTAACCTATCCCATCACCGTAGACGTAGGCACAAACTTCTTCCCTTGAAAGGTGCTAGGACCTGCTTGACcaataagaaaatgttgggcATTTTGCAGAAAAAAACTAACAACTCCCTGAGTTATGGGACAAGACTTCTGATTAATCTAAGTCCTTCTTCCATGATGGTACCGAAGCCAGATTACCTCAATGACTTTTCTCATGATATGTCAGCTAACTCCTATGAGGGTTTGCAAAAAGTACAGTCTGTTGGGATCTCAAGGGACACGCAAGATATTATGGTGGATAATCCATTAAACCAGCTTTCTACCTTAGCAGGCCAATTGTCCAGCATTCCACCTGAAAACCAAGCTCCAGCATCTCCTGAGGTGGTAGCCTGCAGGGATGAAAAACCATATGTGATCTCACAGTCTACAGCTCCAGTCGTTTCCACGGTAGCTTCCAGTGTGGCCCAAAGCTCATCTCCTGTCAGTCCAGATGCATGTCCCATGCAAAATCAGCGGAACTTCAGTCCTGTGGCTGGCCCCAGTAGTGAGCATAGTGCTCATACAAGTACACCTAGCGTGACGAACAGCCAGCCTAGCACCCCTGCTCCTGCACTTCAGGTCCAGGATCCCCAACTTCTGCATCATTGCCAACACTGTGACATGTATTTTGCAGACAATATCCTTTACACTATTCATATGGGGTGCCATGGTTACAAGAACCCATTCCAATGTAACATATGTGGATGTAAATGTAGAGACAAATATGACTTTGCTTGTCATTTTGCTCGGGGTCAACATAAGCAGAATTAACATTACAGCACCTAATTAAGAGCTGGTATTCAATTTCAATACGTATTAGACTAATGTTGCTTCATATTGAGAATATTAAATATGTAATAAGAGGGAATGATTTACTTGcctcacttttttttccttttgtggaTACTTTAAAATGCTTTTTAAGTCTTTTGAAGTAGTTATGATCTAGAATTAAACCATTTTAAAGCATATTGGTTTGCAGCACAATTTGATATATCTCCTACAGTGTAAATTCAGCAATAGCATCACTTCTTATCTCCATGAAGACTTCAGTGATCTGAGTGAACCATGGCTTATACTTGAATATCAAGTGCTGATCTTGACAAGTATCTGTCACGAGTGAGAGAAGAACATTACTGCAGAAATAACAGAAAAGCTATCAACTTCAATTATTGCCCCAATATATTTTTTGATATTCTACAGTACGTTAAATAGCATTTAGCTGTATAAATTATATTATTTGAATGCATTTTTGTACATtaaacttcctttctgcattaAAAATACTGAGACAAAAAGTTTTATGTTTTGACATGAACAACAAAAGGTTTATCaagaaattaataaataaattatttgtcaAATGTATGAAAATAGCCCACTAGATCTGGTAAGCATTCACATTTTATTATTCAACAGTTAACAGCTTTCCATTGTAGAGTCGAATTTATCTGCTTCAAGTCTGTCAAACTAAGCAGTTGTCCCTTAAAATCTTCACACATGTCTCTATGCCAATTCTGCGGATCAAAGAAACATTTCTGCATCAAAGGTACAAAAATGTAAAATGCTTTGGTAAtggtttgcatttccaaaattactaaatctGTCTAGCTCTAATTACTATATCTATATTTAATAACATTCTTTAATTTACAAGTGGGCAGTGTAAGTGGATGATGTGACAACAGCAAAACCGTTCCTATTGTGGTCTACGTTAGGACAATTCTCATCTTTTTACTTAAAAGAACTCAAAAAAGTTGTCCAATAATAATCTTTATTTATTGGATATCAATATAAAGTCAACACATTTAGTACTGATGAAATTAAGCAATTTTGTTATTTTAATGAACTAAACTCTGACTTCTTACAGCACAATTATTTTTTGAGTTCGATGATTTCTTGATATGTTCCACTTTTTAATCACTTCCAGTATGTGAGATCATGAGCTTTGAGCCATCATATAGACAAATCCCCCTTCTCACGTATGTGCATCAGCTTAATCTGCTTATTGATCTCTGGGCATTTCACATGCTTTAAGAGTTAAGCTAGAATTTGGATCAGACCTTTCTTGTGCATTTCTCACACTCCAGAATTTGCTTGTCTCTGAATTTTAGCTACCTTCATAGATATGTTGGCACTTAATTTTCTCTCTCAGGATTCTAATTCCAGCTTTTAACTTCCAGCACTGAATGTCCTTTGTTACTACTGATACTATTTTACTTTGCTTGCAACTCTTCATAACCTGTATCTTTTACACTGCAGAAAATTGGATTTATATAGAAGGGCTTCCACTTAACAACCATAACTTTGAAGAAAGTTGCAGAAATCTTGGGAACATGGTATAAAATGTTTTCTGTGACCTGCGCAGCTTCTACACCAAAGTTATGGCAGATATGCTGGAGAACCATCCTTAAATTTTACTCCttgattttcaaacattttttgtgGATTTTAAAAGTTGAGCTTTGCTTGAAGTTTAGTTCAGGAATTTTCCCCTCCATGATACATTGTAACCAATAGATGTAATGATTTCTTTTGAATATCAAGGTAGATTAGAACTATTGAATTTTAGGTAGCAAATTAGATTGCTTTATGTCAGCACTTCATGCAAAATACATATTCTAAACCTGAGTTCAATGTATAATCTTCAAACATACTCTTTTACAGTTAGGTTTTGGAATACTTTAAGCACTTTTTAACAAAATAATGTTGGAACACACTGTAGATGTACAGTTTTTCCTCCAAGGCTAATATCCATAATGTAAATAATCTGCTGTGGTAACTAGCGGCATTACAAATTCCACAAAAATATGGATATGCTAATCTGTTGTTGGATTAAAGTTCAGCTTTTGGAGTCAAATAAATGCAAGGCGCTTCATTTGTGTGTACCTGAAGTTTGTGGCTGTTCATGTTCTGGGAATACCAAGACCTTGCATTGAGATCCGGTAGGAATTATCTCGTTGCTTGCAAAGGAAGTATCGAGTGAATTCTCAACATTTGCAaaagtgtagaaatgaaaatgcAAATGCATCTCCATTGTAACACACGCAAGAGACTGTATTAAGAAAGTTTCTATTACAGCTCAATTAGTCAACATTATTTTTTACAGCATCTGTCCGTCACAAACCCCACCAATTGCTAGGTGGCAAGGGTGAATCATTGATTTAGATTATAAATGATAGATTGTTTTTTAACTAACTCCATTAAATATGCTTTTCACCAAAACAAATAAAAGTTACACACCTTTTGTGCCTTCAAGGTTGAAAACTGATTGGATTTAACAAGGTTTTTTATTTCTGATTACTTGATTTCAATACATTTGGTTAGCATTTAGCACAAAATGCTTGTTTGGTCTTGTTTGGCAAAACAATCATCTTTCTCATGTCACTTTGGAAGTGGTGATTGTGTAAAGATAAAGTTATATTGTCTGCTGAATTCTCCTTTTATTGATTCTAAATTGATATTGACAAAAGTTGAATTTTAGTGGTCAGTGAGGAAGAAGCGTCATTTGTTTTATGTTGAGCAAGTCCATGTTTTTCTGATCTGCATTACTGGCTATTGGTACAGAATTTAAATAAGCATAAGCTTTAGCCTTAATTTCTGATTAAATTCTAAATTAATAACCAGCAGTGCCTAACAAATAAATACATCGAAGATCCAAAAATGTCATTTTCAGGGTTCAGTATACATATTAAGTCAGAATATAATAGGTACAGCATGGTTTAAATGAAGTTATGTCAAGTAACTGCATATGTTGTTATAATGCATTTACACAGTAGATGAATCTAATTCATTTTAGATATGAGGTTTTCATGATGGAATATTGGATTCTTTTTAAGTAGAGATACTGACTTTACAAGGTGATTGCAACTATGTGTCACTTTGCCTGTGAATAAGCTCATGTCTTGGTCAGAATGTTGCACATTAAACAAGTGCCAGGAGTTGAATGTATAACTTATGTATTTTGGTACTGAAGGTTTGTGTAATCTTTGGAGATGCAGACCTTTAGATGAGATGTTCAACATCTCTCCATTCCCTGAGAACGAATATCAAATGGCACTAATTGGACAAGGAATTCTTCCAAGTGTGTGAACCATAGTACATCATTCAGTCAATGACACCAAAATGATTTTAACTagtcatttatttcattgctaaTGCAAGTATTACTTCACTGAACTGTGTTCCCATCATCAATTTAAGTTCTTTATTACCAGTGTTCCATCCAATGTTAGCAAAGTGTGTGCAAACAGACAGTGAGTTAACAAAATGGAACCTTTGGAAAGCTTTGTCTCACTGCCTGTCCTCAACTACAGAGGTTTTCCCATCAAAAAGCTATTAGTTTTAATTGAAGCATTCATGCCTATACAAGTCACTgaaattctattttttttaatatgAAGAGTTTTGACAGACAAAACATTATTGAAGTAAAAGTTCTTTTTATGCTCCTGAGAACCATGCCTTGAAATAGCCAACTCTTTTTAGGCCTCTATATAAACAAACATATTATGTATCAATCGAGAACAACTGATATCCAGTGGAGCTGATTTatcgtttttttttaaacttgtaccCTTCTTGCACTTAGCAGTACAAAAGCAATTCTATTTAGTTTGAAAATTCAGTTCATCCTTTTTTTCAGGGTAAGGTGTTTTAACAAACAGGAAAACGTATGGCAGCTCATCAGCTTATCCAAACTGTTCCTAAGATATTAATCTTTCTTGTTCCAAATTTCCAAAGTCCTCTTGATACCTCAATCCAATGATGATGGCAACATATGAACCTATGTAGCACACGTTAATTGTAAGATTGTCATAGCTGATCGGATGAAACCTAATTCATTGTTCACATACATGGTTTGAAAGGGGTGCCTCTTACAATTAAAGTC is from Hemiscyllium ocellatum isolate sHemOce1 chromosome 22, sHemOce1.pat.X.cur, whole genome shotgun sequence and encodes:
- the LOC132826273 gene encoding zinc finger protein Pegasus-like; amino-acid sequence: MEEKRAASVDFVKDFQEYLTQQTQHVNMISGSVGVEKDPESLQTGSENDQNGMHHASVEVSLDDGSGLMADGLERTYDGKLKCRYCNYASKGTARLMEHIRMHTGEKPHRCHLCPFASAYERHLEAHMRSHTGEKPYKCELCSFCCSDRSNLSHHRRRRHKLLPLKGARTCLTNKKMLGILQKKTNNSLSYGTRLLINLSPSSMMVPKPDYLNDFSHDMSANSYEGLQKVQSVGISRDTQDIMVDNPLNQLSTLAGQLSSIPPENQAPASPEVVACRDEKPYVISQSTAPVVSTVASSVAQSSSPVSPDACPMQNQRNFSPVAGPSSEHSAHTSTPSVTNSQPSTPAPALQVQDPQLLHHCQHCDMYFADNILYTIHMGCHGYKNPFQCNICGCKCRDKYDFACHFARGQHKQN